The Candidatus Methylacidiphilales bacterium genome includes the window TCTTACGCCGGGCTTGTGCAAGAACCTACGAAGAACTCATGCGGGCGGTCGCAGACTGCTTGTCACTGTTCACTCCACAAGAATGTATCAACTACTTCACTCATGCACATTATGTGTCTATATGATCCGGAAATGCTCTAAATACCCGGCCTGATTCCCTTTTCCCAAGAAACACCTTCCGTATTCCCCTGCATAGGCAATCAGTCAAGAACCCCAAAGCTGTCTTGCCCTGATACCTTCGCTATCTTCTGTTCAATCCTATTCCCACTCAATCGTCGCCGGCGGTTTGGAGGAGATGTCGTAGCAGACACGGTTGACGCCCTTGACCTCGTTGATGATGCGGGTGGAAATTCTCCCCAACACCTCGTAAGGCATCTTGGCCCAGTCGGCGGTCATGGCGTCCTGGCTTTCGACAATGCGCAGCGCGATGGTCCAGTCGTAGGTCCGTTCGTCGCCCATCACCCCGACGCTGCGCACGGGCAGGAGGACGGCGAAGGACTGCCAGACCTTGTAATACCAACCGGATTGTTTCATTTCGTCGACCACCACGGCATCGGCGTTGCGCAGGATTTCGAGCTTTTCCTTGTCGATCGGTCCAAGGCAGCGCACGGCCAGACCGGGGCCGGGGAAAGGCTGGCGCCAGACCATCTCGCGGGGCAGTCCCAGTGCCTCGCCGACGGCACGGACCTCGTCCTTGAAAAGTTCTTTCAGGGGCTCGACCAATTTGAACTTCATGTTCTTGGGCAGGCCGCCGACATTGTGGTGCGACTTGATGAGGGCGGCGGGATTGCCGTCGATGGCCACGCTCTCGATGATGTCGGGATAGAGGGTGCCCTGGCCGAGGAACTTGGCCTTGCCGACGGACTTGGTGGCGGCCTCGAAAACGCGGATGAATTCCCCGCCGATGATCTTGCGCTTTTTCTCGGGGTCGGACACCCCTTTCAACTTGGTGAGAAACCGGGCCGAGGCGTCGACGACCTTGAGTTTGAGTCCGAGGCCGTTGGCGAAGATGCGCTTGACGCTCTCGACTTCCTTCGCGCGCATGAGGCCGTTGTCCACGAGGATGCAGACGAGTTGTTTGCCGATGGCACGGTGGATGAGGGCGGCGGCCACGCTGGAATCAACCCCGCCACTGAGGCCGAGGATGACGCGCTCGCCACCGACCTGTTCTCGGATGTCGGCGACGCTTTTGTCGATGAACGACTCCATCGTCCAGGAGGGCTGGCAGCCGCAGACCTGAAAGACGAAATTTTTCAGGATGTCACGGCCGCGCGGGGTGTGGGCGACCTCCGGGTGGAACTGCATACCGTAGACGTTGCCGTTCTGGACCACGGCATAGGGGGAGTTGTCGGTGGCGGCAACGGTCTTGAAACCCAAGGGGAGCTGGGTGACTTTGTCGCCGTGGCTGTTCCAAATGTCGAGCTTGCGGGGCAGGCCCTTGAAGAGATCGCAGTCGGTCTTGAGGTCGAGGACGCCGCGACCGTATTCGCGGTGTTCGCTGCGCTGGACCTTGCCGCCGAGGTGGTGGGCCAGCAGCTGCATGCCATAGCAGATGCCGAGGGTGGGGAGGCCCAGGGTGAAGATTTTTTTGTCGGGCTGGGGGGCCTTGCGGGCGTAGACACTGGCCGGACCGCCGGAGAGGATGATGCCCTTGGGTTGAAGGGCACGGATTTTTTCCGCCGGGGTGTGATAGGGTAGGATTTCGGAATAAACCTGGCATTCGCGGATGCGGCGGGCGATGACCTGGGTGTATTGGGAGCCGAAGTCGAGGATGAGGATGCGGTCGTTGGGTTGCATGATGTTGTTCAGGGGAGAAAAGATTCGGGGATCGTGTTACGCACCCCACAGGAAGGGCAGCGGGTGTGGCGCATCTGGCCTTCGAACGGCACCGGTTGCGCGCAGATTCGGCAGGGAAAGGTGGGCCGGTCGCGCCGGAACTGACGCTGGGCGTTCCATAGGACAATTAACCATGCACCCAGAATGGCCGCAAGGAAAACCAAGACATAGACAACAAAGAAATCCGGGAGGCTGAGGGTCATGGCTGTTTGGGCGTGGCGGGCGCGAGTTTTTCGTTGAGATCCCAGAAGATGGAAACCCGTCCCCAGTCGGACTCGGCCCCGCCACTGCGTGGATTGAACATCCATCCCTGCACGGCCTGCACCGCCGACTGGTCGACTGTGCCGTCACCGCAGGATTCCTCCACCACCGCGGAGATGACCGCCCCGCTGCGGTCGACACCGATTCCGAGAACGGTGATTTTCAGGGAGAGGTCGGTGCGGGGTTGCGGCAGACCCGGGCGGCTGAGAAGCTTGCGCTCGGCCAGCTTGCCCTCGGTGCGGAAGGTTGTCCCGCTCAAGGGGGGTGGGGATTCCACCCGGATGGGCATCGGATTGGGGGGCGTTCCTGTGATCAAACGGTCGGCCTGTTGGGACAAGGTGGCCGGAAGGTCGCGCGGGAGCGCAAAAGGCTTGGGGGGCGGTGCCATGGCGTTTTCCGTCCCGACGGCCGGAAGTTCCACCTCGGCCATGGAGGGTTCCTGTAGGGGTGTCCAAGGCAGGGCGATGGAGGTTGGATCACGCCAATCCAGCCACTGCGTCCAGTTATCTCCCATGGCCCCCTCGGACTGCAGACGGGGGTCGATGAATTTGAATTGCCGCGGACGATCGGCGTAGGCCCGGGTCTTGACCGGGTCGATGCGGAAGACCAGGAAACCCGCCATGTGGACAAGGAGGGAAGCAAAAATGATCAGACCGAGCCAGCGACGCTGGGGCGGCATGATTTGTTCCCAGATTTCATGGGGTGTCATGGGTTCATCCCCCCGGCTTGGTGGCCACCACCACGGCCACGCCGGCTGACAAGGCCATGCTCATGACCTCGGTGACCAAACCGTGGGTCACCGCGGCA containing:
- the guaA gene encoding glutamine-hydrolyzing GMP synthase, producing MQPNDRILILDFGSQYTQVIARRIRECQVYSEILPYHTPAEKIRALQPKGIILSGGPASVYARKAPQPDKKIFTLGLPTLGICYGMQLLAHHLGGKVQRSEHREYGRGVLDLKTDCDLFKGLPRKLDIWNSHGDKVTQLPLGFKTVAATDNSPYAVVQNGNVYGMQFHPEVAHTPRGRDILKNFVFQVCGCQPSWTMESFIDKSVADIREQVGGERVILGLSGGVDSSVAAALIHRAIGKQLVCILVDNGLMRAKEVESVKRIFANGLGLKLKVVDASARFLTKLKGVSDPEKKRKIIGGEFIRVFEAATKSVGKAKFLGQGTLYPDIIESVAIDGNPAALIKSHHNVGGLPKNMKFKLVEPLKELFKDEVRAVGEALGLPREMVWRQPFPGPGLAVRCLGPIDKEKLEILRNADAVVVDEMKQSGWYYKVWQSFAVLLPVRSVGVMGDERTYDWTIALRIVESQDAMTADWAKMPYEVLGRISTRIINEVKGVNRVCYDISSKPPATIEWE
- a CDS encoding TonB family protein gives rise to the protein MTPHEIWEQIMPPQRRWLGLIIFASLLVHMAGFLVFRIDPVKTRAYADRPRQFKFIDPRLQSEGAMGDNWTQWLDWRDPTSIALPWTPLQEPSMAEVELPAVGTENAMAPPPKPFALPRDLPATLSQQADRLITGTPPNPMPIRVESPPPLSGTTFRTEGKLAERKLLSRPGLPQPRTDLSLKITVLGIGVDRSGAVISAVVEESCGDGTVDQSAVQAVQGWMFNPRSGGAESDWGRVSIFWDLNEKLAPATPKQP